GTTGCCCGCCGGCGAGCGACGCGCCGCAGCGGAGCGTGAGGCGCTGCGGCGCGCGCATCCCCATGTCGGCGAGCAGCGCGCGCGCCACCGCCGCGGCGCGCCGCGTGACGAGCATCGCCGGCTGCAGCTCGCGCCACTGCCCGTCCACCGCCGCGACGTTCATCGACCGACCGAGCTCGTTGCTGAGCAACGCGTCGCGCACCGCCGCGCACGCGTCCACCGCGACGTTGCGCTGCGCCTCCGCCGTCGACGCCCCGATGTGCGGCGTGAGGATGACGTTGGGCAGCTTGCGCAGCGCGCTGTCGGCGGCGAGCGGCTCGGCCACGTACACGTCGAGCGCGGCGCCCTTCACGTGGCCGCTCTCCAGCGCCGCGGCGAGCGCCCCGTCGTCGACGATGCCGCCGCGCGCGAGGTTCGCCACGATGCCGCCCGGGCGCAGCCGCGCGAGCTCGCGCCGGCCGATGAGTCCGGTCGTCTCGTCGGTGAGCGGCGTGTGCACGGTGACGATGTCCGCCTCGTCGAGCAGCGCGTCGAGCGTCGCGGCGCGGTGCACACGCAGCGTGGTGAATCGTGCGTCGGCGACGTACGGGTCGAACGCGTGCACCTGCATCCCGAACGCGTGTGCCCGCGCCGCCACCTCGCTCCCGATGCGTCCGAGCCCGACGATGCCGATCGTCTTGCCGAGCAGCTCGGTGCCGAGCAGCGACGAGCGGTCCCACCGGCCGGCGCGCATCGACTCCACGGCGCGCGGCAGGTGGCGGATGAGCGAGATGAGCACGCCGAACACGAGCTCCGCCACCGCGATCGTGTTCCCCGCCGGGGCGTTGATGACGGCGATGCCGAGCTCGGTGGCCACGTCCATCGCCACGTTGTCGACGCCGACGCCGGCCCGCCCCACCACACGGAGCCGTTTCGCTCGCCGGAGCAGCTCGGCCGAGATCTTCGTGGCGCTCCGTCCCACGATGGCGTCGTAGTCGCCGATGCGCTCGAGCAGCTCCTCCTTCGGGAGCGTCGGCACCTCGTCGACGCTGAGCTGGGGTTCGGCCTCGAGGAGCGCGACGCCGTCGCGGTCGACGTCGTCGGTGACGAGCACGCGGAAGGGCATTGCGGGGGGCGCGGGTGACCGGAGAAGGGACCCGGGAAGGATATGCGGGGTGGGGGGGTGGGGCCAATCGGGACGCCTCGCGGCGGGACGCCTCACGGCGGGACGCCTCACGGCGGGGACCGGCAGCGTCGCGTGGGATCCGCGGTGCGTCGGATCGGTACCGCTGCCTGGTCGCGAGCGTGGGACTATGGGCGAAGGGGGGGAGCCCCCCCTGGTAACTACGATCCCGCCCCCGCCGTAGACGTCCCGCCGTAGACGTCCCGCCGTAGATGTCCCGCCGTCTAACGTCCCGCGGTCTAACGTCCCGCGGTCTAACGTCCCGCCGTCGATCGTCCCGCGGTGAGGCGTCCCGCCGTATTATCGCGCCCCCCCTCCACCCGCCGCACGTAATCCGCGTCCGCGTGCGCCCAGTCCTCCGTCACGATCCGCCGGTGCGCCGCCGCGCTGTCCGCGTTCCCCGCCGCCGACCACGCCCGCGCGAGCAGCGCGTGCACCTCCGTGCGCGACACGTACACGTTGGAGTTGTCCACCGGGCCGTGGAACAGCGGCCGCAGCGCGCGCACCGCGTCGAGCGGGCGGCCGAGGCGCAGCAGGGCGCGCGCGAGCGCGTAGTTCGTGCGCGAGTAGCCCAGGTTCGGCGACCGCATCGCCGCCCGCAGCTCGGCCACCGCGCCCGCGTCGTCGCCGCGCGCCGCGAGCAGCAGTCCACGTACGTGGTGGTGCATGCGCTGGTCACGGCCGAGTAGACTCTGCCGCCCCCACGCCGCCACCGAGTCGACCAGCCGCGCGAGGCCCGCGGTGTCGCCCGCCTCGGCGAGCGCGTCGGCGGCGTGCGCGAGCATCCACGCTCGGTTGCGCGCGTACTCCGACGCCGCGCCGGCCGGCCCCGCGACGTGCCCCACAGAGTCGAAC
This DNA window, taken from Gemmatirosa kalamazoonensis, encodes the following:
- the serA gene encoding phosphoglycerate dehydrogenase is translated as MPFRVLVTDDVDRDGVALLEAEPQLSVDEVPTLPKEELLERIGDYDAIVGRSATKISAELLRRAKRLRVVGRAGVGVDNVAMDVATELGIAVINAPAGNTIAVAELVFGVLISLIRHLPRAVESMRAGRWDRSSLLGTELLGKTIGIVGLGRIGSEVAARAHAFGMQVHAFDPYVADARFTTLRVHRAATLDALLDEADIVTVHTPLTDETTGLIGRRELARLRPGGIVANLARGGIVDDGALAAALESGHVKGAALDVYVAEPLAADSALRKLPNVILTPHIGASTAEAQRNVAVDACAAVRDALLSNELGRSMNVAAVDGQWRELQPAMLVTRRAAAVARALLADMGMRAPQRLTLRCGASLAGGQQALLSAAALGAIEGTAEAERLNMINARALAEARGLELVVGESAALPPLGVEVSLRGAMQELAVAGITSAEGAPRLTRIGGFRVDVNPRQTLIVLTNRDVPGVIGRVGTLLGDAGVNIAEYHQARLAQGGEALAVVSVDGRVDAGVRQRLCDLPDVQSASVVQFREA